The DNA segment TCCATGGCGAATTAATGCTGATTCACACACTCTTCTAGCTGCCTTTTTTCATGCTTCTTTTCCATCTACTAGCCACAAAACCAACAGGAACAGTTACATTTAattaacatttctattttttcccccttcaggCGCCAGGATGTGCTGACAGTCACACCATGGCTGGCCCCCATCGTctgggaagggaccttcaatCCTGAGATCCTGGACAGTGCCTACAGACCCCTGAACCTCACCATAGGGGTGACAGCCTTTGCTGTTGGAAAGTAAGGGAAGCACTCAGTGGGCACAGTTCTTGGGGTGATGCCCTTCCTCTGTGGAAAGATGGCTTtggctttccttttcctgaaatttgTCCTGGTTTATAGTGGGGTTTGTGTCCCTCTGGTGTGTCTGTAATCACACAAGTGCATGGGATAACAACACTGGAGGTACCTGAGGTGTGGGCagtattttttaagaataagGCATCTTGGGAATTAGAGCTGGTCAAAATGGGGATAATCCACTTATTCCTCATCTCCACTACACGTGTTGCATGTATAGAGTGTGGATTCCTGCAGTCATAGTCACTGAACTCTCCTCACTCCTTGTCTTGCATTCACTAACAAGCCCTTCATAATCCCCTTCATAATCCCAgatggtctgggttggaagggaccttaaaattAATCTCCTTCCACGCCATGGGCAGTTCCCAGGGCacttccactacaccaggttgtATCAACCTGTACTTGGACacttccacagcttccctgggcaacctgtgcccCATCCTCAtagggaagaattccttcccctgatctaaccctgccctcccTCAGCTGAAGGCCATTCCCCTTTGCTCTATCACTCCACACCCTTGCAGAAAGTCCCTCTGCTCAGAAAGGCCGTCCTTGTCCGTGCTGGGCTCTCCACGGGCTGTGTCTGCGCAGGTACACGAGGTTCGTGCGGCGCTTCCTGGAGTCGGCAGAGCAGCACTTCATGCGTGGCTACCGTGTCAACTATTACATCTTCACAGACAGCCCTGAGAGCATCCCCCGGGCACAGCTGAGGCCGGGCCGCAGGCTGCTCACCGTCCCTGTCCCGAAATACTCCAGCTGGCAGGAGATCTCCATGCGCAGGATGGAGACCATCAACCGGCACGTGGCCGCGGTGAGCCATCGCGAGGTGCAGTACCTCTTCTGCCTGGACGTGGACATGGTGTTCCACAACCCCTGGGGCCCCGAGACCCTGGGGGACATGGTGGCCGCCATCCACCCTGGCTATTTCCATGTCCCACGAGAGCAGTTCCCTTATGAGAGGAGGAGCTCCTCAGCAGCCTTCATCCCCAAGGGAGAAGGGGATTTCTACTACGGAGGAGCCGTGTTTGGAGGCTTGGTCAAGAACGTCTACGAGTTCACCAAGACCTGCCACATGACCATCCTGGCAGACAAAGCCAACGGGGTCAtggcagcctggcaggaggagAGTCACCTCAACAGGCACTTCCTGACCCACAAACCCTCCAAGCTGCTTTCTCCAGAGTATATATGGGATGACAGGAAGCCAAAGCCTCCCGAAATCCACCTCATACGTTTTTCCACAGTGGATAAGAACTACAAAGAGATCCGAAATTGACCATCTGATCCCtgcaacaaaccaaaacccaccaaaatcaGTTCCTGCAGAACTGTGAATTTTTGTTCCTGGTAGGAAGGGAAGGTGTGGATAGTTCCTCTGGAGACCAGAGTCTCAATgcatttcagaagcagaaatcaAAATGCAGGTGAGACTGAAAAGGTTTCTGGATTTCCACTCtttgtaaagaagaaaaaaaaaaacaaaagacaaaactcTGCCTGAGGCTGTAGCACACAGAAAAGCATCCAAAAGGCCAGTGATCCAATGCATGGATGTAGTTGCCTTCCCATGACTGTTTTCCAGAGGCCTGGCAGAAACTTAACAAGATCAAAATGGCATTTGACGTTCTTGTGGAGAAGACCTTGAGTTTTGGTAAATACCTCttcacttaaagaaaaaaaaaagaacgtTTCAGGGtgataattttttctgtattatgaTTTAAACTAACACCTTTTGTCACAATCAGGAAGAAACTTGCACTCAGAGCACGTTATCCCTGAATGGTGTGCAGCAGGATTTCTTGGACCTTCTCAGCAGAGGGCTGGTGCCAGGCATTGCCAGTAAGAGCCCTGGTCTGACAGGACAAACACTGTGAACTCATCTAGCAGTTATCTCCCAAATTCCAGTCTGTGCTTTGGAGACCCAAGTTGAGACAGAactggcacagctcagagcagactGAACTTCTTCGAGTTTATTTCAATCACAGATGTGCTCTGAACCTTTTCCCTGGGTCACATGTCTCTGTGGATCATGTAATCTTTTCCAatacagaaaatctgtttttgaGATGTTCATGTTCCTCTCCACTGCTTCAGCCCTTTCCAATTTTTCTAAGCTCTGTGAAATAAATTGGCgagaagctgctggagctgacaGCATGATCCTTTCCAGCAAACAGGATGATTTCATTCCATAATGAAATGCTCTGCTGAAGCTGGGAGTTCGGTGTGGAGCTGGAAGTAGGCTGGGGTTAACATTTTCTCTCCTTGGAtgtgctgaggagctgaagCAGGCATTTAGAGGCTGACAGCTCCCTGGGGTGAGCACGAGGGAGCAGCCACGGCTGGCAGCTGAGgttccagcacagccacctccCTTGTCACAGGGGAGCTGCCATCAGCATCAGCTCCCTCTGATACCAAAGGGCTGAACATGAAAATTCCTGTTCActtggagcaggagagaggcCACGGGAGATGCTGGGAACGGCAGCGtccagcagggagagaaggagcaggGTGAAAGGGTGAACGGGCTGTTTCTAAGGGAACAgcttagggggaaaaaaagaaaagaaaaaaaaaaaaaggaaaaaaaaagcttatttggcagagagagggaaaatagGGAAGAGGTGCCTGACTGTTCCTGCTTCTCCTCACATGTGAAAATTGCTGTATGGCAGGGAATCAAGTATTCAAAGCTTTAGGGCCCCACAACTGATTGCTGCTGACTTAACGAGCCATTTCAGTCCTGTGAGCAGGCTGGAAATGGCACTTGCCACTGTCATTGTAGGCATTTCATCTTCCAGAAGACTAATTAGAAAAGCTTTTACAGACTCATAATATAGATAAGGTACCTGAAATACCTCCAGCTCCAAAGCCCCAGTGGCAGCTGGTTTGGCTGATTTGTGCTTAATCCAGCAAAGgggctttatttcattttctccagaTTGTTCTTAGTGATGTGCAGGAGGAAGATGCCCTTTTACCTAACTAACCACAACTGAAACCCCTGCCATGTATGTTGGGTAACCAGGCACCTCATCTGAGCCAAAATGGTGAGGAAAAATActtatgcaaatatttccagaaatatACATTTCCAACCAGTCCAGGATTAATACTgcatgttttttatttgttaaagaGTTAGTGCCTCAAGGCCATGCTGAAACTGGGTTCTTATTATGCTTATTATATATCTATGTGTAAGGATTCTTTACCAGCCAAAAGGAACTGTCCAgtctgccctgcacaggacaagcCAGATAATTTTATCTCATGGTGTCAGTATGTGGCTGAGCTGGGCTAGACCTCATAGAAAAGTATTCAGATTCCAAGAAAAACATTAAGTTCCGTAGCAGCCACAAATCCATAGATCAGCTGTGCCAATGGCCAATTCCCCTTATGCCTTAATTCTGTTGGAAATTGCTCTGGGTTTGCAGCCACAGGGCTTCATTCTGGCACATTAATTATTGAATTCCTGTGCAGATACTCATAAATCCTTTGTGAGAGGAagttctgcagcacagatgaTGGGTGATAGAGGGTGGTCTGGGTTTCTGGGGTGCCTGTTTTGAAAAAATTGTGAAGGGCTTGGTCTGAGCTCTGCATCCAAGCTGCCTTTTGGCTGAATCCTTAGCCCTCTGATTGACACCATAATGGCCTGATTTGTGCTGTGCCaaacatgtttattttcctggcaGTCCCAGAGCTTCTCCCCGGGGGAATGACTTCTTGTGTGACACAGTTCTACTCCACAGGGCTGCAGTTTGAAGCTTTACCTACAAACTCCCAATGCCTccagggagcaggaaaatgtctgcagaaaaaaaaaccccagtgctgTGTGGGAGATGCTCCCTGAATCATCTCGGTGCCCTCTTCTAATTAATGAACGGCTGGACTTCTGTTGTCATCTCCTGCTGATTAatctccttcccccagcagcaccagcagagagCTTTCCTGCTCCCAGTTTGGATTGTGTAGCCTGAGGCTTGTGTGCACTGTGGGAACTTCACCAGGACCTGCTTTGTGATGTGCATTCCCCACCCACACCCAGTGCAcagtggggaaactgaggcacgcTGTAGGAAGGCAGCACAGTGTCTCTTGCCTTCCTCCACTGGCTACAGGGGACAGTATTGTCTTAGATGTTCTTGTGCCAAAGGAATTTGGACTTAGAAATGCAGGGAACTGCACAAAAACTGAATCACCACATGTAAATAAACCCCACTGCCTGGGGATGTGATTGTACTCTCAAGGTATTTCCCACTCAAGCCCTTAACCCATCCCCAAATCAGGAGCTTCTTGCCTTCCCAAGGGcccctttttccttccatccctTTCTGCTTGGCTGGAACAGACTCATCATTCACTGTCTCTAATTTAAGCACCCATCTGACAGAggctgtttctttccttctccctgctgctgttttgccCACCACATCCACCCCCAAAGGGCAAATTTCTGTGTGGTGTAGAACGGAAACTTCCAGTACTGAATATGATTTGAGGTGGAGCCAGACTTTGATCATTTCATTCTCCCCACTGATAGGACAAGGATCATTTCCACTTAGCCAGATTAGGATTCTTTTCCACCCCTCTCTGGATTTCCCATAACTCTCCCTTAGGTGATATTCCCTGACAGTTTTGACcagaaatctcattttgtaCCACACAGCACCAATTACAACAGGATTGGCTTAGCCAAATTTTCTGTGGGTGAGATCTCTGGCAGTGGGGCACAAATAAGGTCATCTTTGAGCAGAGGGGGATGAGGAGGGGTAAGAACACCAGTTACACATCCCCTGCACAAAACCAGCTTGTGGAAAAGCCACGTGCCTCTGGCTGGCTTCATGCAGCTGAAGTAGCATGGTGGtggaaaggagctggaaggcTGGGAgctccctgccagagctgctgggctcacTCTCCTACCCTTTGTCTCACCTGGTCAGCTTTTGGAGGGACAGACTGCCTCTGTCTCTTGTTCTGTGTTTGCACAGGGCCCAGTCTGGGCCACTCAGTGGGGATTTGCTCTGATCTCAAAGGACAGCTCCTAGCAGTAAGGTTATTATTTTCTCACTTGAAtcccacctcctgccccagcaaGTCCCCGTGGGACCCCAGGggtgacacacacagagcaacaGCTGCTGTCCAGGTGGAGTGACAGTGGAGTGACAGTGACAACAggtctggggacagcaggaacTGGAGAAGGAGTTACAGGAGTGGATTGGGTTGTGCTTTACTCATGGTAAATCCCCAaccctggagctctgctccaTACAATCAAACGGTTTAAGGAAGCATCGCTAGAAAAACACATCTGAAGGGTGACATTTGAATGTCTGCCTGCCCACCAGActctctcctttctccacaAGTGTTGCTGTATTGATGTGACTTTCCCCATGCTATATTTAGGTTAAACATAGCTCCACCAAATGTCGCCGTTTCATGTAAAACCAATATAAAGCCTTAGGAGTAAAAAGGCAGTTTTAACCACAAATCTCTACTGCTTGTATGCCCACGTCATCACTCCCCTGATGAACCTTTAGCCAATTTAAACCAAGCCAGATGAgtacaaattacattttaaaagcacttcaTTCTGGTGTGGTTTTTAGTGAGTTTTGCCAGCAGCAAATTACATAGTTCTAGACCTTTTGCAGTACGTGTTTTTCTCACTGTTGAGCACTGACACTGTTACTATAATTAGAATTATGTTGCTCTGTAGCAGCATCTAGTGCCAGAGCCAGAGCCCGGGCAgcaccttttcctttcctggctgcGCTCGCCAGCCAGAGCTGCTTGTTCAGCTGAGCCGGAGCCACGGAGGAGCGGGACACGGGCAGGTGCCATGGGCTGTGCCTTGTCGCTCATTCCCGCTGTGACCCCGGAGACAAGGGGGGTGTCGGTGCCCAGGACCGGCACTGCGGCGGCCGGGAGCACTCGGCCATGGACTGACGCAGCCTTCAGCCGGCTCCTTCTTCTCCTGCCACGGCTGCAATGGCTCATGTCATCGGCCTCATGATTACAAATGACGGGGAGCGGAGCCGCTCTGTTTCCAGGGCAACCCCGCTGGCTCCCCGGCTCCCGCTGCAGCTCAGCCCGTGCGGCCGGAGCGCTGCCCGGGGATGCGCTCAGCCCCGTTCGGTCCGGGCTGAGCGGGGATCAGTGGCCGGGACTCTGTGTCGTGCCCTggctccctgccccagcctctcctcatgGAGGGGGGACAGCCCGGGGTGTCCCGGGGGTGTCTCTGAGCCACGGCTCCAAGCTTTTCTCCTGTTTGTACCC comes from the Parus major isolate Abel chromosome 17, Parus_major1.1, whole genome shotgun sequence genome and includes:
- the GBGT1 gene encoding globoside alpha-1,3-N-acetylgalactosaminyltransferase 1 isoform X2, with the translated sequence MISRKVLVGSLVCLGAAAAVIWALAGTGKVHYLPYYLPCPEILRQDVLTVTPWLAPIVWEGTFNPEILDSAYRPLNLTIGVTAFAVGKYTRFVRRFLESAEQHFMRGYRVNYYIFTDSPESIPRAQLRPGRRLLTVPVPKYSSWQEISMRRMETINRHVAAVSHREVQYLFCLDVDMVFHNPWGPETLGDMVAAIHPGYFHVPREQFPYERRSSSAAFIPKGEGDFYYGGAVFGGLVKNVYEFTKTCHMTILADKANGVMAAWQEESHLNRHFLTHKPSKLLSPEYIWDDRKPKPPEIHLIRFSTVDKNYKEIRN
- the GBGT1 gene encoding globoside alpha-1,3-N-acetylgalactosaminyltransferase 1 isoform X1, which gives rise to MISRKVLVGSLVCLGAAAAVIWALAGTGKVHYLPYYLPCPEIFSMKLQYTEEKLIQLFPQLFYQQPRVLAPKRQDVLTVTPWLAPIVWEGTFNPEILDSAYRPLNLTIGVTAFAVGKYTRFVRRFLESAEQHFMRGYRVNYYIFTDSPESIPRAQLRPGRRLLTVPVPKYSSWQEISMRRMETINRHVAAVSHREVQYLFCLDVDMVFHNPWGPETLGDMVAAIHPGYFHVPREQFPYERRSSSAAFIPKGEGDFYYGGAVFGGLVKNVYEFTKTCHMTILADKANGVMAAWQEESHLNRHFLTHKPSKLLSPEYIWDDRKPKPPEIHLIRFSTVDKNYKEIRN